The genome window CCCTTCCGATAAAACCGCAATCAGCCTCACCTGCCAGTCGGGCATAATCTGCAAATCCGCCCAGGGCACTGCTACCTCCAAACATTTATCCACTCCCACTTGGGCGCGGCTAATGCGGGGCTGCCACTCATCGCCCTCTTCTGCTTCCTGAAACCAAATCGATTTCGTCAGCAAATTAATCTCTAACTGATGGTGGTATCGATAGTTTAGCGGTGCTTCGTCAGGCACACCCAACAGCGGAATCAGACTGTTGTGCATCGTGCGATCGGGATAAAACCAGAACAAATTTAACTGCTGCGGGCAATCAATTCCCGGCCGCACCCCTACCTTGAAGTCGGCACGAATGTAAAAATTCAAGTGGTCAACCCCGTACCAAAGCCGCTGAATTGCCGAACTCCGGTGCATCGTACCCCTTGCTCCCCCAACTTCAATCCGACCGGCTTTGTCCCAATCCTGTTCGTTGCCGATACCGTCAATCACCGGGTGAATAAAGCTCAGCGGCAGGTGGTCGCCTTGAACCTGGTGCACCTCTACTTGCCGTCGCACTTCCGGGGGTATCGGCTCGCCGAGAGCTTCGTAAATTCCCGCTACGTGTTCCCGAAATAGCTGGTCGAACATGGCATCTTGGTTCGAGGTGTGACCTTCGCCAAACCACCAGAACCAGTCGGAACCTTCGGCAGCGTAAAGCGCTTCCCAAGCTTCTGGGTTGCTTTCTTCTGTGGCCTCTGGATGGTTTGCCAGCATTTGTCTCGCGGGCCCTAACAAGTCCCAAGCGCGATTTTTCGCGGGATCGCCGATCCAAGTTGTCAGGGAACCGTCCACCCAGGAACCCGTGTGCAGTTGGGCTGCGGGAATTGTTTCGGTTGCTGGGAATTTGTCGAGAAATTCTGAGACTGTGACTAATTTGATATCTGGATTGTCGCTGAGAGTTTGATAGAGGGATTCTAAGAACGGTTTGCCGTCTTGGGGATAGAATTCCCAGCAATTTTCGCCGTCTAGGGCGATCGTCACTAACCAGGGATTTTCTAAAGCTGTTTGACCGCCGGACTGTCGGTGTTTGAGAGTTCTGCCGATCGCTTCTAAGTGTCCCACTAAATCTGATGCTGCTTTTTTCGGTTCCATCGAACCGTAAGTAAACCCGATCAAGTCGGACAATCTGTGGTCTCTAAATACTATAGCTAAATCGCCGTCAGGAGTTTCTAAACGGTAAGGGCGATATAAAAATTCTGGTTCGCAGACATTCCCTGTCGCGTCGCGGTTGAAAAAGTGTTTAATTGTCCACCCCAATACTGCTTCGTCCGAGACAATCCATTTAAAGCCTTGTTTGGCAATGTAGGGCAAAATTTCCGGGCTGACTGCTTGTTCCGACGGCCACAAACCGCGCGGTTGGCAATCAAACCGGTCTTGATACATTTCCCAGGCTTTTCTCAGGTGTCGGGGAATATCTTCTTCCCACTGAAACCGCTGTTGTGGCAGCGTCATGTTTGGAATAGCTATGCGGCCGCCGTTGGTGTCGGCAAGCAGCGGTAAAATCGGGTGCGTGTAGGGGGTTGTGGAGACTTCCAACTGTCCCTGGGCTTGCATTTTACGGTGCTGGGGAATGATGCGAGCGAGGATTTCTTTTTGTTTTGAGTAGATATTTTTTCTGTCTACCAAACTAAAATTTTGTCCTTGTTTCAGCCACCCTGCAATCTCGGGGTCGTCCCAAAACAGCGGGTCAATCCAAGCTAAATTGTGCCAGGCCAGCAAGTCGCTAAAATCCTGCAATTTCCAGTTTGCCAAACACCACTGAATGCCTTTTTCCTGCCGCTGAGTGTAGAGTTGAGCGTAGCGGCGGTGCGGCTGAATCAGGGTGTGGTAATTGGCGTCAAAGAAGTGTTCTAAAATGAACTCTTGTTCTTCGATATTTAGAGTTTCTGCTGGCTTTAATGTCACCGCCAAGTAAGGATCTAATGCTCTGTCTGCGATGCAGTCTTCTATCTGCAAAATCAAGGATGGAACCAGGTTTACGGTTTGATGCAGCTTGGGATATTTTGCCAGCATTAGCACTAAATCCAAGTAGTCTTTGACTCCGTGCAAGCGCACCCAAGGCAGTCGGTACTGGGTTCCTCCTGCGCTAGCTGATACTCGGGATTTGTAGAGCGGTTGGTGTTGGTGCCAAATGAAGGCTACATAAAGGGGGTGAGACATTGAATTTGGTAATTGGTAATTGGTAATTGAATTTGGTAATTGGCAATTGACAATTAAATTTGGTAATTGGTAACTGTCAACTGTCAACTGTCAACTGGTAATTGGTAACAGTCAACAGTCAACTGTCAACCGTCAACCGTCAACTGCCAACTGCCAACTGACTAATTACATTACCTGTTCGACTTCGGCAATTTCTGGGATAGCCTCGCGCAGGCGACGTTCAATGCCCATTCTCAGAGTCATTGTGGAACTCGGGCAAGAGCCACAAGCTCCTTGCAGTCTCAGGTGTACCACTGGGCCGTCAATTTCTACGAGTTCGACGTTGCCACCGTCGGATATCAGGTAGGGGCGCATTTCATCGAGAACTGTTTCGACGTTATCTCTGGTTAGTGCTAGTGTCATATTTCGCCTCTGTGATGATTTCTTGCAGTTAATGAAAGTTCGATTTGACTCAAGGACAGCATTCTCAACCCGCGCGGGATTTAAGAAACCGGGTTTTTTGATAAAATACTTAGGCACTCAGGTGAGCCTGCGGCAGGAAACCCGGTTTCTGTCACGCTGATGCTCGATCCCAATTAGCTCTCTGGTTCGATCGTAGCCTTACTTGCTGCCAAATCAAGTTGATTCTGATAGGTTATCCAAAAAAAACCGTTTTATTTAAGAAATCCGGTTTTTTGGTTAGCGCTACACTACTGCTGGTTCTAGCAGTTTGACGTTGGAGTAGTTGAACTCGGTTGTTGTCAGTTGACCTTTTTCTTTCGATCGAACTACTTGCTTTGTCATGACATAATAGTCGCCTATCTTCTCAAAGGTATCTTCAAATTCGAGTTCTCTGATGATTTCGTCTGTTTGCGGGTTGCGGAAAACGGCATCGTAGTGGGT of Oscillatoria nigro-viridis PCC 7112 contains these proteins:
- a CDS encoding glycoside hydrolase family 57, producing MSHPLYVAFIWHQHQPLYKSRVSASAGGTQYRLPWVRLHGVKDYLDLVLMLAKYPKLHQTVNLVPSLILQIEDCIADRALDPYLAVTLKPAETLNIEEQEFILEHFFDANYHTLIQPHRRYAQLYTQRQEKGIQWCLANWKLQDFSDLLAWHNLAWIDPLFWDDPEIAGWLKQGQNFSLVDRKNIYSKQKEILARIIPQHRKMQAQGQLEVSTTPYTHPILPLLADTNGGRIAIPNMTLPQQRFQWEEDIPRHLRKAWEMYQDRFDCQPRGLWPSEQAVSPEILPYIAKQGFKWIVSDEAVLGWTIKHFFNRDATGNVCEPEFLYRPYRLETPDGDLAIVFRDHRLSDLIGFTYGSMEPKKAASDLVGHLEAIGRTLKHRQSGGQTALENPWLVTIALDGENCWEFYPQDGKPFLESLYQTLSDNPDIKLVTVSEFLDKFPATETIPAAQLHTGSWVDGSLTTWIGDPAKNRAWDLLGPARQMLANHPEATEESNPEAWEALYAAEGSDWFWWFGEGHTSNQDAMFDQLFREHVAGIYEALGEPIPPEVRRQVEVHQVQGDHLPLSFIHPVIDGIGNEQDWDKAGRIEVGGARGTMHRSSAIQRLWYGVDHLNFYIRADFKVGVRPGIDCPQQLNLFWFYPDRTMHNSLIPLLGVPDEAPLNYRYHHQLEINLLTKSIWFQEAEEGDEWQPRISRAQVGVDKCLEVAVPWADLQIMPDWQVRLIAVLSEGDRYSSCMPEDALIPIGMP
- a CDS encoding NifU family protein, with the protein product MTLALTRDNVETVLDEMRPYLISDGGNVELVEIDGPVVHLRLQGACGSCPSSTMTLRMGIERRLREAIPEIAEVEQVM